The Streptococcus parasanguinis genomic sequence TTGCAGAGAACTTTGGTGTTGAAAAAGCCATGATCGGTGAAAGCTTCTTAGATAAATTGAACTAAGATGACACGCTTCGCTCTCCTCGTAAGAGGGATCAATGTTGGCGGGAAAAACAAGGTCGTGATGGCAGAGCTTCGAAAGGAGCTTCAAACGATCGGGCTGGATGGGGTAGAGACCTACATCAATAGTGGCAATATCTTCTTTGAATCTGCTGCTTCTAAAGCAGAATTGGTAGATTTGCTGGGACATTTCTTTCGTGATCACTACCCCTTTATCCAGTCTTTTTCTCTCTTTTCAGCTGAGGACTATGCGCAAGATCTCGCTGCTCTACCAGCCTGGTGGCAGGAGGATCTGGCCCGCAAGGATGTTCTTTTTTACACAGAAGGCCTTGATCAGGATGCTGTCTGGGAGCTGGTCTCCTCTTTTTCACTCGGTGATGAAATCATCCATCGTGGGAATCTAGGGATCTACTGGGGCAAATACTCAGAAGAGACCTATACAAAGACAACTTACCACAGACAAGTCCTCAAGATGCCAGATTACCGTCTGTTGACCATTCGCAATGCCAATACATTTGACAAAATTGGCCAATTTTTAAGGAAATCATAAAGGAGATATGCAATGACATTATTAGCAAAAATCAATGAAAC encodes the following:
- a CDS encoding DUF1697 domain-containing protein; translation: MTRFALLVRGINVGGKNKVVMAELRKELQTIGLDGVETYINSGNIFFESAASKAELVDLLGHFFRDHYPFIQSFSLFSAEDYAQDLAALPAWWQEDLARKDVLFYTEGLDQDAVWELVSSFSLGDEIIHRGNLGIYWGKYSEETYTKTTYHRQVLKMPDYRLLTIRNANTFDKIGQFLRKS